The genome window GTTCACCATGGCTTGGTCCGCCTTGTTCACCTTGAAGAACCAGGCCGGTGGCGGTGGTGTCAGTTTGTAGCCGCCCCCGAACAGCCAGACCGAGATCACGATCGGCAACAGCCGCCATCCCGGAAAGAAGTAATCGTTCATGGATTTGCCGTTCTCGGGCACGACGGCGTCCAGGAAAACGAGATTGCTGATGCGGTCCGGAATCCGATCGGCGACGCCGGCGATGACCATACCGCCATAAGAATGGCCGCACAGAACCACGTCGCTAAGGTTTTCCCGGTCGAACAGCTCGACGATTTCGTTGATGTGGGTGGTCAGGTTGATCCGGCGAGCATCCATCGATGCACGCTCCGCCAGCCCGGCCAGCGTCGGCGCGAACACCCGATGCCCCTGGGATCGCAGGATCGC of Granulibacter bethesdensis contains these proteins:
- a CDS encoding alpha/beta fold hydrolase, translating into MSSLPQPFKTFVLIHGASHGGWCYDRVAAILRSQGHRVFAPTLAGLAERASMDARRINLTTHINEIVELFDRENLSDVVLCGHSYGGMVIAGVADRIPDRISNLVFLDAVVPENGKSMNDYFFPGWRLLPIVISVWLFGGGYKLTPPPPAWFFKVNKADQAMVNRQLTGHPYKTLTEKIHIGTNADRIQTTPTFTRRSGGIRRSPSSTSLRRSIRAGRCSRSRRATTS